The genomic window GCCCAGCAGCGAGGCCGCCCGCAAGTAGGGCTCGGGGTCCGGCTTCCCCCGGCTGACGTCGTCACGGCTGACAATCACCTCGAAGCGTCCCGCCAGCCCCAGGCTTTGGAGAACGAACTCGATCCGGCCCTGCCACCCGCTCGTCACCAATCCGAAGCGGATCCGGTATTCGACCAGGGACTGGATGAGCTTCTCCACGCCGGCAATCGATGCGCAGGGGGAGCGCTCTTCGAGGACTTCCACCCTGCGGTGGATCTGCCGCTGCTCCTCCGCCGAGGCGTTGGGAAAGAGCGCGTTCACGGTGTAGCTGCCCGGACGCCCGTGAACGAGCTCGTGCATCTCCGGGTCGCTGATGGGGCGTCCCAGGCTCTCGGCCACCGTCCGCCAGGACTTTTCAACGACAGGCTTCGAGTGGACGAGCACTCCGTCCATGTCGAAGAGGACGGCGGAGAATCGGGTACTGGCTGCACTCATGGAAAGAGCATACCCCAAGGCGCCACGCCTCTATATGGTGGCGGTCTCTCTCCCGATTGGCAGAGCCTCTCCTCTCATATGACGAAGACCACCCTCAAGCCCTCCTCCCTTGGCCCCGCCCGTGCCGCGCTGAAGAAGGCCAACCTGGCCTACACCCAGGCCTACCCGGGTGAGTCCTCCCGGCGCCAGCCCGTGCACACCGTCTACGGTGGCGCGCAGATCTTCAAGTCGGACACGGCCCGGAAGATGGGGCAGACGGCCCTCGCCACCCTGCAGGACTCCGCGCCGGACGCCAAGACGTTCGCCGAGTGCCTCGGCTTCCCGAAGACCGGTGGTTTCGGCAAGCGCGTCTATGAGCGCGTGGTGGCCAAGCTCGAGCGCGAGCCCGTGGAGGACTTCCGCATCGACTTCGAGGACGGCTACGGCCACCGCCCCGATGCCGAGGAGGACGGGCACGCCGTGTCCGCCGCCGAGGAGACCGCCAAGGGGCTCAAGGAGGGCACGCTGCCGCCGTTCATCGGCATCCGCATCAAGTCCCTCTCCGAGGAGCTGTTCGACCGCAGCCTGCGCACGCTGGACCTGTTCGTCAGCACGCTCCTGGAGCGCTCCGGCGGCAAGCTGCCCCCCAACTTCGTCATCACCCTGCCCAAGATTACCGTCGTGGAGCAGGTCACCGCCCTGGTCCGCCTGCTGGAGGCGCTGGAGAAGGCCAAGAAGCTGCGGACCGGCTCCATTCCCATCGAGCTGATGGTGGAGACGCCCCAGTCCCTCTTCGACGCCGACGGGCGCCTGGCGCTGACGGACCTCGTCGCCGCCGCGGAGGGCCGCTGCGTGGGCGCCCACCTCGGCGTCTACGACTTCACCGCCTCGCTCAACATCACCGCCGCCTACCAGAGCATGGCGCACCCGGCCTGCGACGTCGCCCGCCACCTGATGCAGCTCGCCCTGGCGGGCACCGGCGTGGCGCTCTCGGACGGCGCCACCAACGTGATGCCCGTGGGCCCGCATAAGAAGGATGCGAAGAAGGCCCTCACGCCCGCCCAGAAGAAGGAGAACCGCGAGGTGGTCCACCGCGCGTGGCGGCTCGCCTATGACCACACGCGCCACTCGCTGGAGCGCGCCATCTACCAGGGGTGGGACCTGCACCCCGCGCAGCTCCCTGTGCGCTACGCGGCCGTGTATGCGTTCTTCCTGGAGGGGCTGGACCCCGCCTCGCGCCGGCTGAAGTCCTTCATCGACAAGGCGGCCCAGGCCACGCTGCTCGGCGACGTGTTCGACGACGCTGCCACCGGCCAGGGCCTGCTGAACTACTTCCTGCGCGGCATCTCCTGCGGCGCCATCACCGAGGAGGAGGCCCTGGCCACCGGCCTCACCCTGGAGGAGCTGCGCAGCCGCTCCTTCCTGAAGATCCTCAACGGCCGCCGCCAGGCCAGCGCGCGGTAACCCCCGGCCCGCCGCCGGGACTCACCAGAGCATGTCCTGATCCTCGGTGACTCCCGGCACGCTGGAGAGCGTGTACGTCTGGCCGCCCGCCCGCACCGTGCCCTCGAAGAGCCCCACCGGCTGCGCGAAGCGGCTCACCAGCAGCCGGAGGCTCTTGTCCTCCCGGTGCACGTGGATGGGCTTGAAGTGCAGGTCCACCGCCCCGTCCTCCGTCGTCACCCGCCAGGGCTCCAGCAGGTCCTTGCGCTCGTACGTGAAGCGCGCCCGCGCCAGCGGGTAGAGCCGGTCCCCCACCCAGAACGCATTCTCGTTGGACTGGGGGTCCTCGTTGAAGCCCTCCACGAAGTTGAAGCCCACCGGCGTTCCGTCCGCCAGGCGGCCCGCGCCGAACGCCCAGCGCCACGCCGTGTGCCGCGCCAGGTAGCCCTGCGTGTAGTCCAGCCCGCCCACCCCGCCGTCCAGCCGGAACTGCCGGCCGCCCACCTCCAGGCTGCCCAGCGCCAGCAGCCCGCCGCGCTTCTGCGTCACGTTCACCAGCCCGTCGTTCTTCACGGGCGCAATCACCGTGAGCGCCGGAGGGCCTCCGGCCACCACCAGCTCCCCCCTCCACCGGAAGGGCTGGAAGCCCGGCGTCCGCGCGCGGTGGATGTCCACCTCCACCTGGTAGCGCTCGTCGTCCTCGCCCCGCCAGGCCGCCAGGCGGCCGCCCAGCGTGCGGAACGAGACGTCCAGCCCCGCCCCCGGCCGGTCTCCCACCGAGGCCAGCGCCCGGGGCAGCCCCAGGAAGCTCACATCACACAGCGGGCGCTTCTCCTTCAGGTCCACCGCCACCGCGAACGCGTTCGCCCCGTAGCCCAGGTCCACCACCGCGAAGAGCGCGGCCACCTCCTGCGTGGCGGCGAACAGGTAGTTCCAGCGCTTGCGCTTGAACAGCTTCAGGGCCGCCGTGGGCGCCCAGCGGCCTTGCAGGCGGCCCAGGTCCACCTCGCGCAGCTCTCCCAGGTAGGTGCCGAAGCACGGCTCGCCTTGCGCCGTGCAGACGGAGGCGGGCGCGGAAGCCAGGGTCATCTCTTGCTCGGGTGTCATGCTCCGCATTGTGCGGAGAAGGCCCAGCCGCCGCCATGAAACTCTTGGAGGGGGGCTACCAGGTGACGTGCAGCGTGAAGCTGATGGGCGAGTGCCGCGCCACCCGGATGCTGGGGACAACGCGCGTCAGCCGCAGGCCTTCCTCCACCACGCCCTGGAGGAAGAAGGGCGACAGGTCCACGCTGGCCCGGAAGTCCAACCGGAACTGGCGCTCGTTCACCTGCACCGCGTTCACGGAGATGGGCGAGGTGTCAAAGCGCAGGTGCTCGGGGAATTTCTTGAGGAAGCGCACCGGCCCCACCAGCGGAATGCCCGCGGACACCGCCCCACCCAGCACCGTGCGCGCGAAGCCCTGGACGAACTGGTGGCCCAGCCGCCGCCGCCCCTCCTCCACCGTCAGCCCCGGGTAGAAGCACCGGCAGGCGATGTCCAGGCACTTGCGAAACAGACTCATGGGGTACTGCGGAAGCAGATCATCCCGGTCGAACCCCACCTTGCGCAGCTCCGCCTCGAAGTACGAGTCCCGCTTCACCCCATGGACGAACAGCCCCTCGAACAGAATCGACCGCGTCATGGGCTCGACGCTCAAGGGCGGGGGGGTCGGGTGCAGAGTGGTCCGCATAACCGGGAGATTCACACCTTCGGACACCGGGCGCAAAGCCCTGAAGTTCACTTTCCGTATTCTCCCACCACACGGTGCGTTTCTCAGCGGCCAAAAATGATGCGTTCTTGACCCAGGAGGTGCGTGGTGAAGCGCAGGCAGGCCGCCGCCGCCCCCAGGCACCCGAGCGCACCCAGCACGTAGGGCAGCCCGCCCACGGCCTCGCCCCGCATCACCTCGCCCATGAGGAGCTGCTGGCCGAACACGGGGATGGCGAACATCCAGGCCTGGCTCTTGATGGGGGACAGGCCCAGGAGGAGGCTGGGCACCAGCGGCAGCATCAGCAGGAGCTGGAGGTAGGTCTGCGCCTCCTTGAAGGAGCGCGCGAAGGTGGACACCAGCACCTGCCCCGCCGCGGCGAACAGCGCCAGGGGCAGGAGCGCCGCGAGCATGCTGACCACCGAAGTCCCATCCAGGTGGACCTTCAGCCCCAGGTCCTGGAGCGGCACGAGCCGCAGCATGACGAGGAAGGCCCCCAGGCACACGAGCGTGGACAGGGCGGCGAACACCACGGCGGTGAGCCACTTGCCGGCCACCACGTCCCCGCGCCCCACGGGGTTGATGAGCAGGGGCTCCAGCGAGCCGCGCTCGCGCTCCCCCGCCATGGCGTCGATGGCCACGTTCATCCCGCCCA from Stigmatella erecta includes these protein-coding regions:
- a CDS encoding HAD family hydrolase, coding for MSAASTRFSAVLFDMDGVLVHSKPVVEKSWRTVAESLGRPISDPEMHELVHGRPGSYTVNALFPNASAEEQRQIHRRVEVLEERSPCASIAGVEKLIQSLVEYRIRFGLVTSGWQGRIEFVLQSLGLAGRFEVIVSRDDVSRGKPDPEPYLRAASLLGLSASETIVYEDSLSGVRSAAGAGAYCVGIGGEELLASGARTTVQDFTGITFQPRSPGEVVKRFPAGPELRMACSR
- a CDS encoding DUF6986 family protein; the protein is MTKTTLKPSSLGPARAALKKANLAYTQAYPGESSRRQPVHTVYGGAQIFKSDTARKMGQTALATLQDSAPDAKTFAECLGFPKTGGFGKRVYERVVAKLEREPVEDFRIDFEDGYGHRPDAEEDGHAVSAAEETAKGLKEGTLPPFIGIRIKSLSEELFDRSLRTLDLFVSTLLERSGGKLPPNFVITLPKITVVEQVTALVRLLEALEKAKKLRTGSIPIELMVETPQSLFDADGRLALTDLVAAAEGRCVGAHLGVYDFTASLNITAAYQSMAHPACDVARHLMQLALAGTGVALSDGATNVMPVGPHKKDAKKALTPAQKKENREVVHRAWRLAYDHTRHSLERAIYQGWDLHPAQLPVRYAAVYAFFLEGLDPASRRLKSFIDKAAQATLLGDVFDDAATGQGLLNYFLRGISCGAITEEEALATGLTLEELRSRSFLKILNGRRQASAR
- a CDS encoding DUF2804 domain-containing protein, encoding MTPEQEMTLASAPASVCTAQGEPCFGTYLGELREVDLGRLQGRWAPTAALKLFKRKRWNYLFAATQEVAALFAVVDLGYGANAFAVAVDLKEKRPLCDVSFLGLPRALASVGDRPGAGLDVSFRTLGGRLAAWRGEDDERYQVEVDIHRARTPGFQPFRWRGELVVAGGPPALTVIAPVKNDGLVNVTQKRGGLLALGSLEVGGRQFRLDGGVGGLDYTQGYLARHTAWRWAFGAGRLADGTPVGFNFVEGFNEDPQSNENAFWVGDRLYPLARARFTYERKDLLEPWRVTTEDGAVDLHFKPIHVHREDKSLRLLVSRFAQPVGLFEGTVRAGGQTYTLSSVPGVTEDQDMLW
- a CDS encoding DUF2378 family protein, whose translation is MTRSILFEGLFVHGVKRDSYFEAELRKVGFDRDDLLPQYPMSLFRKCLDIACRCFYPGLTVEEGRRRLGHQFVQGFARTVLGGAVSAGIPLVGPVRFLKKFPEHLRFDTSPISVNAVQVNERQFRLDFRASVDLSPFFLQGVVEEGLRLTRVVPSIRVARHSPISFTLHVTW
- a CDS encoding ABC transporter permease, with product MSRFTTVFRKELKDHLRDRRSVSSALVGTLLGPVVSAMLFTMMASWYQDSKPLEVPVVGREHAPSLMAFLQRYGAQFTEPPADYEAQLQAGKLDAVLIIPEDYGKDFSSGRTAAVQVVVDSSRNEARVNAERLKAMLQAYSGMLGGQRLFARGVSPELAAPVRVDEVDLATPERLAARALYIVPYFLVFAALMGGMNVAIDAMAGERERGSLEPLLINPVGRGDVVAGKWLTAVVFAALSTLVCLGAFLVMLRLVPLQDLGLKVHLDGTSVVSMLAALLPLALFAAAGQVLVSTFARSFKEAQTYLQLLLMLPLVPSLLLGLSPIKSQAWMFAIPVFGQQLLMGEVMRGEAVGGLPYVLGALGCLGAAAACLRFTTHLLGQERIIFGR